Proteins encoded in a region of the uncultured Sunxiuqinia sp. genome:
- a CDS encoding TonB-dependent receptor, which translates to MKKERPYYFYVRMRSTCLIALRAIGIFSFIFLIHIDAFAGNNWFKKTGNPNQQVILEQASILSPETIKGRIVDASGSPLPGANVIIEGTFGGVISNAEGFFTIDAEVGDILVFSFIGMEKQEIKYTGQQDLLVTLKEKLDELDEVTVVAFGRQKKESVISSISTVKPSELKIPASNLTTAFAGRIAGMISYQTTGEPDADNAQFFIRGVTTFGTGKKDPLILIDGVEMSTGELSRLTPDDIGSFSIMKDANATALYGARGANGVILVTTKEGREGKAKISFRMERAYSQPTEKLDFVDPINFMKLHNEAVITRGEINLPYSKKKIDFTERGIDPLRYPQVDWDDMLFKNGTFNQRYNLNISGGGKVANYYIAAKYTNDRGILKNDSRQNYDNNINSDKYSLRSNVNVYLSESTKITVRLNGDFDTYSGPLVSGSDLYKKVLNASPVYFLPYYKPDEANIYAKNILFGNYDTGSYLNPYAEMVKGYKSKDRSNMYAQFEVNQDLDFLTEGLSVRGLFNISRYSLLEIKRQYDPFWYNVAETPDPDDYVLTNLNPDGGTDYLNYKPGTRELVSTMYVEGAVNYKTKIEEKNSISGLLVFTMREKHDGISDNLQLSLPYRNLGLAGRFTYGYDDRYFVEANFGYNGSERFDSGHRWGFFPSAGLGWMVSNEGFMLPYKNTITKLKLKATYGWVGNDQIGDNKDRFFYMSEINMSDDGRGYTTGYDYGFSRPGISIKRYSDPNISWEISRKTNFGAELNLWDALEIQADLFHEYRSNILQYRSDIPTTMGLEVTPSANIGEAASHGFEVSVDYTKSYSSKLWMILRGNFTYATSEYKVFEEPDYKDTPWRSHVGQSVSQRWGYVAERLFIDEQEVANSPTQFDNYLAGDIKYKDINGDMIIDEKDQVPIGYPTTPEINYGFGLSLGYGKVDFSCFFQGSARSSFWIDPAKTAPFVKNGVDGFTTTRAMLQVYADSYWSEDNRDVYSLWPRLSESTINNNNKRNTWFMRDGSFLRLKTVELGYTLPDSFVEKCRLGNVRVYASGSNLAVFSAFKLWDPEMGGNGLAYPLQRVINLGATIDF; encoded by the coding sequence ATGAAAAAAGAAAGACCGTATTATTTTTATGTGAGAATGCGATCAACATGTTTGATTGCCTTAAGGGCTATTGGAATTTTTTCCTTTATCTTCTTAATTCACATCGATGCATTTGCGGGGAACAACTGGTTTAAAAAGACCGGCAACCCCAACCAACAAGTAATTTTGGAGCAAGCCAGTATTTTATCTCCAGAAACCATCAAAGGTAGGATTGTAGATGCCAGTGGCAGTCCACTTCCCGGAGCCAACGTAATTATTGAAGGTACTTTTGGTGGTGTTATTTCTAACGCCGAAGGTTTTTTTACAATTGATGCAGAAGTTGGTGACATTCTGGTTTTTTCATTTATTGGAATGGAAAAGCAGGAGATAAAATACACTGGTCAACAAGATCTGTTGGTTACATTGAAGGAAAAGTTGGATGAGTTGGATGAAGTAACTGTTGTCGCTTTTGGAAGACAGAAGAAAGAAAGTGTAATTTCTTCTATCTCAACTGTTAAACCATCCGAGCTAAAAATTCCGGCCAGCAACCTTACTACAGCATTCGCTGGTCGTATTGCCGGTATGATTTCGTACCAAACAACAGGTGAACCAGATGCCGATAATGCTCAGTTTTTTATCCGCGGAGTTACCACATTTGGAACTGGAAAGAAAGATCCGCTTATATTAATTGATGGAGTAGAAATGAGCACAGGGGAACTCTCGCGTTTAACCCCTGATGATATCGGTAGTTTCTCAATTATGAAAGATGCAAACGCTACAGCTCTTTATGGTGCACGTGGTGCCAATGGAGTAATTTTGGTTACTACCAAAGAAGGGCGTGAAGGAAAAGCTAAAATATCTTTCAGAATGGAGAGAGCTTATTCTCAACCTACGGAAAAGCTTGATTTTGTGGATCCGATAAATTTCATGAAACTGCATAATGAGGCAGTAATTACTCGCGGTGAGATAAATTTGCCGTATAGTAAGAAGAAAATTGACTTTACCGAGAGAGGTATTGATCCACTAAGGTATCCGCAGGTTGATTGGGATGATATGTTATTTAAAAATGGAACATTTAATCAGCGTTATAACTTAAATATTAGTGGTGGTGGGAAGGTTGCAAATTATTACATTGCAGCAAAGTACACAAACGATAGAGGTATACTAAAAAATGATTCTCGCCAGAATTATGACAATAATATTAATTCAGATAAATATTCATTGCGTTCAAATGTAAATGTGTACCTTTCTGAAAGTACTAAAATTACCGTAAGGTTAAATGGTGATTTTGATACATATAGTGGCCCCTTAGTTAGTGGTAGCGATTTGTACAAGAAAGTGTTGAATGCGAGTCCGGTTTATTTTTTGCCTTATTATAAGCCTGATGAAGCTAATATCTATGCCAAAAACATCCTCTTTGGTAACTACGATACCGGAAGTTATTTAAATCCATATGCTGAAATGGTTAAAGGATACAAATCGAAAGACCGATCAAATATGTATGCTCAGTTTGAGGTAAATCAAGATTTGGATTTCTTAACAGAGGGATTATCTGTTAGAGGTTTATTCAATATAAGCCGGTATTCCTTGTTGGAGATAAAGAGGCAGTACGACCCTTTCTGGTATAACGTGGCAGAAACACCTGATCCTGATGACTATGTGCTTACGAACCTTAACCCCGATGGAGGAACGGATTATCTGAATTATAAACCGGGCACAAGAGAGTTGGTAAGTACCATGTATGTAGAAGGTGCTGTTAATTATAAAACGAAGATAGAAGAAAAGAATTCTATTTCCGGATTGTTGGTTTTTACGATGCGTGAAAAGCATGATGGAATATCCGATAACCTTCAGCTGTCATTGCCATACCGGAATTTAGGGCTTGCCGGACGTTTTACCTACGGCTATGATGATCGCTATTTTGTTGAGGCAAATTTTGGGTATAATGGTTCTGAGCGTTTTGATTCCGGACACCGTTGGGGATTTTTTCCATCGGCAGGTTTAGGGTGGATGGTATCTAATGAAGGTTTTATGTTGCCATATAAAAATACAATAACAAAGTTGAAACTAAAAGCAACTTACGGATGGGTAGGTAACGACCAGATTGGAGATAATAAGGATCGTTTTTTTTATATGTCTGAGATTAATATGAGTGATGATGGCAGAGGTTATACTACTGGTTATGATTATGGCTTTTCGCGTCCCGGAATATCAATTAAGCGCTACTCTGATCCAAATATTAGCTGGGAGATAAGTCGTAAAACGAACTTTGGAGCCGAGTTAAACCTTTGGGATGCATTAGAGATCCAGGCAGATTTGTTCCACGAATACCGTAGTAATATTTTGCAATATCGTTCGGATATACCAACAACAATGGGGTTAGAGGTAACACCAAGTGCAAATATTGGTGAAGCTGCCAGCCATGGATTTGAGGTTTCTGTTGATTATACAAAATCATACTCTTCAAAATTATGGATGATCTTACGAGGTAACTTTACCTATGCCACAAGTGAGTATAAAGTGTTTGAGGAACCAGATTATAAGGATACTCCATGGCGGTCTCATGTAGGGCAGAGTGTTTCGCAACGATGGGGATATGTTGCAGAACGTTTGTTTATTGATGAGCAAGAAGTGGCAAATTCACCAACACAATTTGACAATTACCTGGCTGGAGATATAAAATACAAAGATATTAACGGCGACATGATAATTGACGAAAAGGATCAGGTACCCATTGGCTATCCAACAACTCCGGAAATAAATTATGGATTTGGTCTTTCTCTTGGATATGGAAAGGTCGACTTTTCTTGTTTCTTCCAGGGGTCTGCAAGATCATCGTTCTGGATTGATCCTGCTAAAACAGCACCATTTGTTAAAAACGGAGTTGATGGCTTTACAACAACACGTGCAATGCTCCAGGTTTATGCTGACAGCTATTGGTCAGAAGATAACAGAGATGTTTACTCTTTGTGGCCTCGCTTATCAGAGTCAACTATAAATAATAATAATAAACGGAATACATGGTTTATGCGTGATGGCTCTTTTTTACGATTGAAAACAGTAGAGTTAGGATATACGCTTCCTGACAGTTTTGTTGAAAAGTGTAGATTAGGTAATGTCCGTGTTTATGCTTCAGGAAGCAACCTGGCAGTGTTTTCTGCCTTTAAGCTATGGGATCCGGAAATGGGTGGAAATGGTCTGGCTTATCCGTTACAGCGTGTTATTAACCTAGGAGCAACTATTGATTTTTAA
- a CDS encoding DUF5000 domain-containing lipoprotein — protein sequence MNKAYITKIKNVGIAVFMLCLLIIGTFSCEEAPVGQIPTDNTPPSGLSNVTITPEYGGGLVSYDLPKEEDISYVRCEYVKNGKEYSINSSVYNSNLKIQGLSDTTELQVSLYVVDHSENISEPYKTSFIPLPSPMEAVLESFVVTSTYGGAKITWENPAEVLVGISFLAANDEGELKLQDIYYTSAAHGAKSLHGFTTDKRLFALSLVDKYENKSDTVKAEISPLFEEEFDKEFFADGHLLGDNISTRSDRPVSNLWDGTTDVIWHTDPGAGYSVPQFFTVDLGVTGKISRLVLWERYEYAYSQHNLKIFDIYGTDELTHDIGDEYYADINQWTKDWKLLSECKVVKPSGSRVGTNTEEDLAASRAGFNFDFNEDATNIRYLRFVVKETWAKTTAMHAAEIAVFGDARGAANE from the coding sequence ATGAATAAAGCATATATAACTAAAATAAAAAATGTTGGAATAGCTGTTTTCATGCTATGTCTATTAATAATTGGTACCTTCTCCTGTGAAGAGGCACCTGTGGGGCAAATACCTACAGATAATACCCCGCCATCAGGGCTTTCTAATGTTACAATAACTCCCGAATATGGAGGAGGTCTTGTTTCGTATGATTTACCCAAGGAAGAGGACATCTCTTATGTTCGTTGTGAATATGTAAAGAACGGCAAAGAATATTCTATTAATTCTTCGGTTTATAATTCAAACCTGAAAATTCAAGGCTTAAGCGATACAACAGAGTTGCAAGTGTCGCTGTATGTAGTTGATCATAGCGAAAACATATCAGAACCTTATAAGACTAGTTTTATACCACTGCCTTCGCCAATGGAAGCAGTATTGGAATCGTTTGTAGTAACTTCCACCTATGGAGGAGCTAAAATAACCTGGGAAAACCCTGCAGAAGTTCTTGTCGGAATCTCTTTCCTTGCAGCAAACGACGAAGGCGAATTAAAATTACAGGATATTTATTATACATCAGCTGCACACGGAGCTAAAAGTTTACACGGTTTTACTACCGATAAACGTTTATTCGCCTTAAGCTTGGTGGATAAGTATGAGAATAAATCGGATACGGTGAAAGCTGAAATCTCTCCATTGTTTGAAGAAGAGTTCGACAAAGAGTTTTTTGCTGACGGACACTTGCTCGGAGACAATATATCTACAAGGAGTGACCGTCCTGTTTCAAATTTATGGGATGGAACAACCGATGTAATCTGGCACACCGATCCTGGTGCAGGCTATTCTGTACCTCAGTTTTTCACTGTTGATCTTGGTGTAACAGGAAAAATTTCCCGGTTAGTTTTGTGGGAACGTTATGAATATGCCTATAGTCAGCACAACTTGAAAATCTTTGATATATATGGAACAGATGAGTTAACCCACGATATAGGCGACGAATACTATGCAGATATAAATCAGTGGACAAAAGACTGGAAACTATTATCAGAATGCAAAGTTGTTAAACCTTCAGGAAGTAGAGTTGGTACAAATACAGAGGAAGACTTGGCTGCTTCCAGAGCTGGATTCAACTTCGATTTCAACGAGGATGCTACAAATATTCGCTATCTGAGGTTTGTCGTTAAAGAAACATGGGCTAAAACAACTGCAATGCATGCGGCAGAAATAGCTGTTTTTGGCGATGCAAGAGGTGCTGCTAATGAATAG
- a CDS encoding RagB/SusD family nutrient uptake outer membrane protein has product MKNFKKYFKAIVFVIGTSVVFTNCSDFLDVVPDGTATMETVFSNRANSEKFFYTCYNGLPNFADAGNYPGNFGGDDYWWDEDISLFKNSSGGYIARGFQNSSSPYQNYWDGDRGGKNLWTSIRNCNIFINNIDNVPDLQGWEKDSWKADVKVLKAYYHLFLMQLYGPIPIIEESLEVSADPAQVKVYRQPVDSVVGFIVRTIDDAIENLPLQVEDLSQEAGRMTIPIALTIKAKALVWAASPLFNGSFSYYDGFVDNNGVALIGGDGGSSDIQARWAKAAIAIKDAIDASEQAGHALFYFEPGFDDMSDTTALKYTLRGVASERVNLNPEIIWPCTKSNNDFQSRCTPMFYDYDNGGGNLAEICATMKMAELFYTNNGLPIEEDPSWNYEDRFVTREDTGYFHQYYIEKEATTANLNYYREPRFYANLGFDRGIYELVNNNEENPFIIHNKSGEAHGFIYEKAHISTGYFVKKQVSYRIPTQSPSPSPYRFSIPVYRLADLYLLYAEALNESHDTPTEEVYEMVDKIRTRAGLKGVRETWQMAEAEFQNKPYTQEGMREIIKRERLIEFAFEGQRTFDLRRWGDAMDVLNEPVRGWDYQGTTNEDYYQRTVYLTNRGFSYRNYLWPIKNSTLTVNSNLIQNPGW; this is encoded by the coding sequence ATGAAGAATTTTAAAAAATATTTTAAAGCAATAGTCTTTGTTATTGGAACAAGTGTAGTCTTTACTAATTGTTCTGATTTTTTAGATGTGGTTCCCGATGGTACCGCAACGATGGAAACAGTTTTTTCAAATAGAGCGAATTCTGAAAAGTTCTTTTATACCTGTTATAATGGCTTGCCCAATTTCGCAGATGCTGGAAATTATCCTGGAAATTTCGGTGGTGACGATTATTGGTGGGATGAAGATATAAGTCTGTTTAAAAATTCGAGTGGTGGATATATTGCACGAGGTTTCCAAAACAGTTCTTCTCCCTATCAAAACTATTGGGATGGAGATCGGGGTGGTAAAAACCTATGGACAAGTATTCGAAATTGTAATATTTTTATTAACAATATCGATAATGTCCCTGATTTGCAGGGATGGGAGAAAGACAGTTGGAAGGCGGATGTGAAAGTGTTAAAAGCTTATTATCATTTGTTTTTAATGCAGCTTTATGGACCAATACCAATTATCGAAGAGAGTCTTGAGGTAAGTGCAGATCCCGCACAAGTAAAGGTGTATCGTCAACCGGTTGACAGTGTTGTTGGTTTTATTGTCAGGACGATTGATGACGCGATTGAAAATTTGCCATTACAAGTTGAAGATTTAAGCCAGGAAGCAGGACGAATGACAATTCCTATTGCATTAACAATAAAGGCAAAAGCATTGGTTTGGGCAGCAAGTCCTCTCTTTAACGGATCGTTTAGCTATTATGATGGTTTTGTAGATAACAATGGTGTTGCCTTAATAGGAGGAGATGGCGGCAGTTCTGACATACAAGCAAGATGGGCGAAAGCAGCTATCGCGATAAAAGATGCGATTGACGCAAGTGAGCAAGCTGGTCATGCTCTATTCTATTTTGAACCAGGATTCGACGATATGTCGGATACAACAGCCTTGAAATACACCTTGCGAGGTGTTGCCAGTGAGCGGGTTAATTTAAACCCTGAAATTATTTGGCCGTGCACAAAAAGCAATAATGACTTTCAGAGCCGTTGTACCCCAATGTTTTATGATTACGATAACGGAGGAGGTAATCTTGCTGAGATATGTGCCACAATGAAAATGGCTGAATTGTTTTATACCAATAATGGATTGCCTATTGAGGAAGATCCGTCATGGAACTATGAAGACCGTTTTGTTACAAGGGAAGATACCGGGTATTTTCATCAATACTATATAGAGAAAGAAGCAACAACTGCCAATCTGAATTATTATAGAGAACCTCGGTTCTACGCCAACCTAGGTTTCGACAGGGGGATTTATGAATTGGTTAACAACAATGAAGAAAATCCCTTCATCATTCATAACAAAAGTGGCGAAGCTCATGGATTTATATACGAAAAGGCCCATATTTCAACCGGGTACTTTGTAAAAAAACAAGTGAGCTACCGGATACCTACACAATCACCATCTCCCAGTCCCTATCGCTTTTCTATTCCAGTATATCGGTTAGCCGATTTATATTTACTGTATGCCGAAGCACTAAACGAATCTCATGATACACCAACAGAAGAAGTATATGAGATGGTTGACAAAATCCGTACTCGTGCCGGATTAAAAGGTGTTCGCGAAACATGGCAAATGGCGGAAGCTGAATTCCAGAATAAACCATATACACAAGAAGGAATGCGTGAGATTATAAAGCGAGAACGTCTTATTGAGTTCGCATTCGAAGGGCAACGTACTTTCGATTTACGTCGCTGGGGAGATGCAATGGACGTTTTAAATGAACCAGTTCGTGGTTGGGACTATCAGGGAACAACAAACGAGGATTATTATCAACGAACTGTTTATCTCACCAACAGAGGTTTTTCATATAGAAACTATCTCTGGCCTATAAAAAATAGTACACTAACTGTAAATAGCAACCTGATTCAAAACCCAGGCTGGTAA